A stretch of DNA from Methanoplanus endosymbiosus:
ACACCCTCTATCCCATCCGCAAATGCATTTGGGAGTGCTTTTCTAATAATATTAAGTGCGCCATTGACATCAGCATTAATCAATTTTCCTTCTTTGGACCTGAACATCCCACGCTGAATACGTCTGCCGCAATATTCTGTATGTTTGCAGACTTTTTCATTGTCAAGAAAACTACATTTTGATGTATAACTTTCTTCATTTACTATAATAATTATACCACAATCTTCAGCTTTGTATTGAAGCATATGGATTAATCTGTTAAACGGAAGATTTACAAAATTCTGGTTGTTACGTTTACCCATGTTGGATTCCTGTTTCCAGCCATTATTTTTACCAATTACAATTGTACCCACATTATGCTCTTTACAGTAATTAACGATAAATCTGCTAAGTTTATGAAAATAATCATTTATTTTTAAATTCCGGGAATAGTAAAGCTTTTCGAGTTTTTTACCGGATTTAATTTTCTGTAAATCATATATACTTTGTAATCTACCTTTTTTCTTATTATAAAACTGATTTATGCTCTTAACAACGCCGCCCTTAACAACAGTTGGCTGCTCACCAAAGTTATTTGCAATAGTTACAATGTTTGATACTCCTAAATCAATTCCTATAACATTCGATTCATCTAAATCATCACATTTTACCTCTATTTTATAAACAATCTCACACACCAGATCAAACTGATTTGGTATGATTCTGACTTCTCTCAAATTTATATCGTCCGGTAATCTCGTTTTTAATGTCAGTTGTACTCGTTTTGGAAATTTAAGATAACCATCTTTGATCTTAACCTGCTGATTCGTAAAAACTAATAGGTTAACACCATCTTTAGGTTTATATTTCGGCAAACTCGGTCTGCCATTATATTTATCCGGATGTTTTTCCCAATCTTTGATAGATTCAAAAAACGATTTCCAGTTTCTATCAAAAACCATTAAAATCTGTTGAGATGTCTTTGCAGGAAGTTGTTTATAACAACCCTGACATTTAACCAAAGTATATAATTCATTATATCTAATCCATCTTTGATTATGGATATATTCCTGACGAACGACATAATTTGAATAATTGTATAAATTTTTTGATAGGTGGCACATATTTGAAACTACATCCGATTTGAAATGTATTTGTTCCGTGCGTACCACTTCAATCATTATTTGGAGTAGGTCAACAAAATATATACTGGTTTCGGACATTACGTCAATTTTAAATTGATATTGTTGCGTAGTGCTACATATTATTATAATTATTAAAAAATCAAACTATATATTGCAGTTTTCCTTTTAACATCTTTACTCCACGTCCGCTCATTTCAAAAGGTAAATGATCAAATTTGATTAGATATTGCTATATTTGGAGCTATTTTTGTAATTAGGGCTACATGTAGCATATTCTGGGCCAGCAAATTATATGTAGCGGATTGGATAATATTCCTATTTTGTTCTGCACATTGGGAATAATATGATCTTTTTGGGACAAAGTCCGGGTGATTTTAGAACATTCGTCTCAATCTGTGATTTATGATTTAGAATGAGTGAAAGGACAGTTATAAGTAATTTATAACCGGCATTCCCGGCACACATAACTATGGAGTGAAAAATAAGAGATAATTTATTTATGATTTTCATTTTGGCGGCATATTACCAGCATTCTGAAAATGTTTGCCTCCGTTGTGTGTTGCGACAGACACATAACGAGCACAATTATATTCATCAATAAATGTCACCCCGTTTAGAATTTAAGCCGAAATTCAGCCATTTTTAATGTGATTCGTTATGAATTTGCGGGAATCTAGGTTATAAGTAATTAATACCCCTGGGCGGATTCGAACCGCCGTTTCCAGCTCCAAAGGCTGGAATGATTGACCGCTACACTACAGGGGTTCTGTAAAATTGGAATATAATGTTTATTTTTAAGGTTTAAAATTTCTTGTTATCTCTCATCGCTATAACCTGCCTTAATCTATCAATTCTGATTATTCAGTTCACTCTGATCAATCTGAATATTTGCAAGCTTTGCCGCAACAAAGGCCTGAAAGTCTGACTGCTGCATAAGCATAGATGCAGCGGTCTGAGCCATCATATCTTCCTTCTGCTGCTTTAATGCAAATTCCCTGTCAAGAATTAATTAACATGAATTACAGTAAATCGCACCATATGAGTATATTGTTGAGCAGCGCGGGCAAATTCGCGGTTTATAATCATCCTTCAGCTCCTCCGGCTCTTCAATACCTGCATTTGAAAGCAGCTTATTTCTCACCACACTCTTCTGCGACCGGATATAATGTATGTTGGCAACCAAACTTCCGGCAACCCATCCGTAACGGATCTCCATCTCCTTTTGAGTGAATATCTGTGAATAATAAGTAGCTGAACCACTTCTCACAGCCTTTGGAGTGAATATTTTAATCAGCCCGGCCTTATTCCTCCAGCCCTTGAATTTTACTGAAACAGTTCTGTGATTAAGTGGTTTATTCTCCTGCACCCAGCGGTCACCTGCAAGCTTAAGAGTATTGAGTGAACTACCTCTGGGCTAAAGACCCAGAGGCTTCCTGCTTCATACCTCGGAGCAACCTCCACAAGTCCACAGGCCCTTCCCCTCGTTCCAAGGGTGTAAAGATATTATATTCCAATTAGATTCTGTCTATCAAGAGCAAATTTCCTGATATTTATTGCAGCATTTATATCTCTGTCGTGATGCATTCCACAGTCAGGACAAACCCAGTCCCTTACTGACAAAGTCATTTCAGAGTTGTAATACCCACAATTGCTACAAATCTTTGTAGATGGTTCAAACTGTCCTATCTGCAATATGGTCTTACCATATCTTTCTGCTTTATATTTTAATTTTTCAAAAAAAGCAGACCATCCGACATCAGAGATACTTTTTGCTAATTTATGATTTTTAAGTAAATTTTCAACTTTCAATGTTTCAACTGCTATTGCTTGGTTCTCGCTTACAAATCGAAAAGAGATTTTATGCTGAAAATCATTGCGTTGATTACTTACTTTTTCATGTTTTTTGGCTAATTGTAATTTTGCTTTCTTGAAATTTGAAGAACCTTTCTTTTTCCGGCTAAGCCTTCTCTGAAGAACTTTTAACCGTGTTTCTGAATTTTTCAAGAACTTTGGATTGTCGTATTTCCTGCCTTCTGATGTAACGACAAAGTCCTTTATACCTACATCAAGACCAATTGTAGTACTGGCATTAAATATTTTAGTTTTGGGATACTCTATACCGTCATCAACAAGAATACTTATGAAATATTTTCCTGCGTTATTCCGGGAAACAGTTGCAGTCTTTAGATCTCCATTAAACTGTCTATGAAATATTGTTTTAACAACCCCGATTTTAGGTAACTTAACAAAATTCCGATCAAGATTAACAAAATACCCTTGAGGAACAGAAAATGACTGAACTGGATTTTTTCGTGATTTAAATTTAGGAAATCCTTTTTTCTCTCTAAAAAATCTAGTAAAAGCATTATCG
This window harbors:
- the tnpB gene encoding IS200/IS605 family element RNA-guided endonuclease TnpB translates to MLIAYKFRMYPKKYQIEKFEQHFGACRFVYNFALEIKIKSYETDGKSVSRFVLNKMLPELKQENEWLKEVNSQSLQGATLHLDNAFTRFFREKKGFPKFKSRKNPVQSFSVPQGYFVNLDRNFVKLPKIGVVKTIFHRQFNGDLKTATVSRNNAGKYFISILVDDGIEYPKTKIFNASTTIGLDVGIKDFVVTSEGRKYDNPKFLKNSETRLKVLQRRLSRKKKGSSNFKKAKLQLAKKHEKVSNQRNDFQHKISFRFVSENQAIAVETLKVENLLKNHKLAKSISDVGWSAFFEKLKYKAERYGKTILQIGQFEPSTKICSNCGYYNSEMTLSVRDWVCPDCGMHHDRDINAAINIRKFALDRQNLIGI
- a CDS encoding RNA-guided endonuclease InsQ/TnpB family protein, with product MIEVVRTEQIHFKSDVVSNMCHLSKNLYNYSNYVVRQEYIHNQRWIRYNELYTLVKCQGCYKQLPAKTSQQILMVFDRNWKSFFESIKDWEKHPDKYNGRPSLPKYKPKDGVNLLVFTNQQVKIKDGYLKFPKRVQLTLKTRLPDDINLREVRIIPNQFDLVCEIVYKIEVKCDDLDESNVIGIDLGVSNIVTIANNFGEQPTVVKGGVVKSINQFYNKKKGRLQSIYDLQKIKSGKKLEKLYYSRNLKINDYFHKLSRFIVNYCKEHNVGTIVIGKNNGWKQESNMGKRNNQNFVNLPFNRLIHMLQYKAEDCGIIIIVNEESYTSKCSFLDNEKVCKHTEYCGRRIQRGMFRSKEGKLINADVNGALNIIRKALPNAFADGIEGVVLHPKRCLITSYEVN